A stretch of the Crocinitomicaceae bacterium genome encodes the following:
- a CDS encoding PepSY-like domain-containing protein yields the protein MKNLLFLTALILFGSLAYTQKIEESAVPDSVKSVFKLAYPEVTTAKWEKERNGDYEVNFRVNGNKNSVTYSPSGKVLETEFEIAVSELPKEALAYIEKNYAGQEITEAAKITSADGKIKYEAEIGGKDIFFDVDGKLIK from the coding sequence ATGAAAAATCTATTATTTTTAACAGCATTAATCCTTTTCGGATCATTAGCATACACTCAAAAAATTGAAGAATCGGCTGTGCCGGATAGCGTTAAATCAGTATTTAAATTGGCGTACCCAGAGGTCACCACTGCTAAGTGGGAAAAAGAACGAAATGGCGATTACGAAGTAAATTTCAGAGTGAATGGGAATAAAAACTCAGTTACTTATAGTCCTTCAGGAAAGGTTCTTGAAACCGAATTTGAAATAGCTGTGAGCGAGTTGCCGAAAGAAGCCTTAGCTTATATAGAAAAAAATTACGCTGGGCAAGAAATTACAGAAGCTGCAAAAATTACATCAGCTGACGGCAAAATAAAATATGAAGCGGAGATTGGTGGCAAAGATATTTTTTTCGACGTGGACGGAAAGTTGATTAAATAA
- a CDS encoding DUF2490 domain-containing protein produces MKKLIIVISFGLFGSASMAQNLTFFGFLPAINQTGKITKKINYNFFASTTIDGFDRVINGIDYPATDFQLYIQPSIIYVYSPNLNFAGSYTYQRNNPLNSAFSNEHRLWQQVIFSFPISKGRLINRFRFEERFTQNKNLATYPLSTRFRYQVGFNMPLQGKTLEKNEFYFNTYNEFYFSLTGAKNATFSENWSYVGVGLNLGKMGKIELGYLLQTATRNQQHDLRLFNLAQIMWVTNFNFDKKKK; encoded by the coding sequence ATGAAAAAACTTATTATAGTCATTTCGTTTGGTCTTTTTGGTTCAGCCTCTATGGCGCAAAATTTGACCTTTTTTGGATTTTTACCTGCCATTAATCAAACCGGAAAAATTACAAAAAAAATAAACTACAATTTTTTTGCTTCCACTACAATTGACGGATTTGATCGAGTTATAAATGGCATAGATTATCCGGCAACCGATTTTCAATTGTATATCCAACCTAGTATTATATACGTTTATTCTCCAAATCTCAATTTTGCAGGAAGTTATACTTACCAACGGAATAATCCGTTAAATAGCGCTTTCTCTAATGAGCATCGTTTGTGGCAACAAGTTATTTTTTCATTTCCTATTTCTAAAGGTCGCTTAATAAATAGGTTTCGATTTGAAGAACGCTTTACACAAAACAAGAATTTAGCGACTTACCCGTTATCTACTCGTTTTAGGTATCAGGTTGGTTTTAATATGCCTTTGCAGGGTAAAACACTTGAAAAAAACGAGTTCTATTTTAACACTTACAACGAATTCTATTTTAGTCTGACAGGAGCCAAGAATGCAACTTTCAGTGAAAATTGGTCATACGTAGGTGTTGGACTTAATCTGGGAAAAATGGGAAAAATTGAACTTGGTTATTTATTACAGACGGCTACTCGAAATCAACAGCACGATCTTCGTCTGTTTAATCTTGCCCAAATAATGTGGGTTACAAATTTTAACTTTGACAAAAAGAAAAAGTGA
- a CDS encoding TonB-dependent receptor — translation MKHLLIKSTFALLLFTMCDLSSVAQETSITISGVVIDKKTQAVLPFVKVVLKTASDSVFVTGTITNEEGRFTIADLKPGDYYLAFSFIGYQSKSEPLYVGTLSEFLNLTTVELDQSTSVLGEVTISVNQDDISIKMDKKIYSVEDNISQSGGSVLQMLQNLPGITIQDGKVLLRGSDQVTILIDGKQTSLTGFGGQSGLDNIPASSVERIEIINNPSAKFDANGNAGIINIIMKKEKQEGFNGKVGLSTGLGSLWIRKENLPTIRPQYQFTPKINPSLSLNYRKNKINLFFQGDYLYTQTLNKNEFVTRTYDDGTIINQQLKRNRNTGLIAIKTGFDWNINEHNTFTLSGLFSSERIIDRGDQPFFNEDLSDRYRLWQFLEDELKTTIMASLFYQHKFKQPGHSVNFGFNYTFHREDEKYFFDNIMPSYTGYDAFKLISDEQVADFNIDYVQPLKYGRIEAGIKLRRREIPTNMQFIPGLNSPLDTSAGGWATYSEIIPAIYGNYIFETKKLEAEIGLRAEYVGLQYNVNPNHNTYKSDGYNYAQPFPTLRFAYKFNDNNKLSAFYNRRVDRPNEVDIRIFPKYDDAEIIKVGNPALRPQFTNSFELAYKTNWKKGYFYSALYHRIADGTITRISSTVAGSNLIYAIFQNVNRSYSTGIEIMFSQKVSKWFSLNLSANAYHNQIDSFTVINLYPVVHSFTAGKQEIISGNGKLNCIFHFEKNFDAQFTIIYLAPDLIPQGKINSRFTIDIGLKKNVQKGKGEFFLNATDLFNTMIIKKEIFGDGFRYTSTDYYETQVIRIGYSYKF, via the coding sequence ATGAAACACTTATTAATTAAATCAACTTTCGCACTTTTACTTTTCACCATGTGTGATTTGAGTTCAGTTGCTCAGGAAACGTCTATAACAATTTCAGGTGTGGTAATAGATAAAAAAACACAAGCCGTTCTGCCGTTTGTTAAGGTTGTCTTAAAAACAGCAAGCGATAGCGTTTTTGTTACAGGAACAATTACCAACGAAGAAGGTCGATTTACAATTGCAGATTTAAAACCCGGAGATTATTATTTGGCATTTTCTTTCATTGGATATCAATCCAAAAGTGAACCTCTGTATGTTGGAACTCTTAGTGAATTTTTAAACTTAACAACGGTGGAATTAGATCAATCGACTTCTGTTTTGGGCGAAGTAACTATTAGCGTAAATCAAGATGACATCAGTATTAAAATGGACAAAAAAATCTATTCTGTCGAAGACAATATTTCTCAAAGCGGTGGGTCTGTTTTACAAATGCTTCAAAACTTACCCGGCATTACAATTCAAGATGGTAAAGTGCTTTTACGCGGAAGTGATCAGGTAACAATTTTAATTGATGGTAAACAAACTTCCTTAACAGGATTTGGCGGTCAATCCGGACTTGATAATATTCCGGCATCTTCTGTAGAACGAATAGAAATTATTAATAATCCGTCAGCAAAATTTGATGCTAATGGAAACGCAGGAATTATTAATATCATAATGAAAAAAGAGAAACAGGAAGGTTTTAATGGAAAGGTGGGACTTTCAACCGGGCTAGGTTCATTATGGATACGTAAAGAAAATTTACCAACAATTCGACCCCAATATCAGTTTACCCCAAAAATAAATCCGTCACTCTCGCTGAACTATCGAAAGAATAAAATCAATTTATTTTTTCAAGGAGATTATTTATATACCCAAACATTAAATAAAAATGAATTCGTGACCCGCACGTATGACGATGGCACGATTATAAATCAACAACTCAAACGGAACAGAAATACAGGATTGATTGCGATTAAGACAGGGTTTGACTGGAACATCAATGAACACAATACGTTTACTTTGTCCGGATTGTTTAGCAGTGAACGAATTATTGATCGCGGTGATCAACCTTTTTTTAACGAAGACTTGTCTGACCGTTACCGCCTTTGGCAATTTCTCGAAGATGAATTAAAGACAACCATTATGGCTTCTTTATTTTATCAGCATAAATTTAAACAGCCGGGACATTCGGTAAACTTTGGCTTCAATTACACGTTTCACCGCGAAGACGAAAAATATTTTTTTGATAATATTATGCCATCTTATACAGGTTACGACGCCTTCAAATTAATTTCAGATGAACAGGTTGCAGATTTTAACATTGATTATGTACAGCCTTTAAAATATGGTCGAATTGAAGCAGGAATCAAATTGAGAAGAAGAGAAATTCCAACAAACATGCAATTTATTCCAGGACTGAACTCTCCGTTAGATACAAGTGCAGGTGGATGGGCTACATACAGCGAAATAATTCCTGCCATTTACGGTAATTACATTTTTGAAACAAAAAAACTGGAAGCTGAAATTGGTTTACGGGCTGAATATGTAGGGTTGCAGTATAACGTAAATCCGAATCATAATACTTATAAAAGCGATGGCTACAATTATGCTCAACCTTTTCCGACCCTCAGATTTGCCTACAAATTCAATGACAACAATAAATTGTCTGCATTTTATAATCGCCGAGTCGACCGACCAAATGAAGTTGATATTCGGATTTTTCCAAAATATGATGATGCAGAAATAATAAAAGTTGGAAATCCTGCGCTGCGTCCACAGTTTACAAATTCGTTTGAACTCGCATATAAAACAAATTGGAAAAAGGGCTATTTCTATTCTGCTCTTTATCATCGCATCGCAGATGGAACGATTACAAGAATTTCAAGTACGGTAGCCGGGAGTAATTTAATTTATGCGATTTTTCAAAATGTGAACCGAAGTTACAGCACAGGGATTGAAATTATGTTTTCGCAAAAAGTATCAAAGTGGTTTTCACTGAATTTAAGTGCGAATGCTTATCACAATCAAATTGATAGTTTTACTGTAATAAATCTGTATCCAGTAGTTCACAGTTTCACAGCCGGAAAACAAGAAATAATTTCAGGAAACGGAAAATTGAATTGTATCTTTCATTTCGAAAAGAATTTTGACGCACAATTTACAATCATTTATCTAGCCCCTGACCTTATTCCTCAGGGTAAAATTAACTCACGATTTACAATTGATATAGGTCTGAAAAAAAACGTTCAAAAAGGCAAGGGTGAATTTTTTCTAAATGCAACTGATCTTTTCAATACAATGATTATTAAAAAAGAAATTTTTGGAGACGGTTTTAGATATACAAGTACCGATTATTATGAAACCCAGGTTATAAGAATTGGCTACAGTTATAAGTTTTAA